A region of Lacinutrix sp. Hel_I_90 DNA encodes the following proteins:
- a CDS encoding 3-oxoacyl-ACP synthase III family protein produces the protein MYNSKIIGLGKYVPDNVVTNEDLSKMMDTNDAWITERTGIKERRWAVEGSGDTTATMGVKAAKQAIERSGLDKDDIDFIIFATLSPDMYFPGPGVQVQHALDIKTVGALDVRNQCSGFVYAISVADNFIKTGMYKNILVIGSELHSHGLDKTDRGRGVSVIFGDGAGAAVLTREDNNAKGILSTHLHSQGEHAEELVVKAPGMGTRWVTDIIAENNPDDESYFPHMNGQFVFKNAVVRFSEVIMEGLMQNKLGKEDIDMLIPHQANLRIAQFIQKKFELGDDQVYNNIMRYGNTTAASIPIALTEAWEEGKIKEGDTVVLAAFGSGFTWGSVIIKW, from the coding sequence ATGTACAATTCAAAAATAATTGGCTTAGGCAAGTACGTGCCAGATAATGTAGTTACCAATGAAGATCTGTCAAAAATGATGGATACTAATGATGCGTGGATTACAGAACGTACAGGTATAAAAGAACGCCGTTGGGCCGTTGAAGGCTCTGGAGATACTACGGCAACAATGGGCGTAAAAGCTGCTAAGCAAGCCATTGAGCGCTCAGGACTAGATAAAGACGACATTGATTTTATCATTTTTGCAACCTTAAGTCCAGACATGTATTTTCCTGGTCCGGGTGTACAAGTGCAGCATGCCTTAGATATAAAGACGGTTGGTGCTTTAGATGTACGTAACCAATGCTCTGGATTCGTCTATGCTATTTCGGTTGCCGATAATTTTATTAAAACCGGCATGTACAAAAACATACTGGTAATTGGTAGCGAACTGCATTCTCATGGTTTAGATAAAACAGACCGTGGACGTGGTGTTTCAGTGATTTTTGGAGATGGAGCAGGGGCTGCGGTATTAACGCGAGAAGACAATAATGCTAAAGGTATTTTATCGACGCATTTGCATTCACAAGGGGAACACGCCGAAGAACTGGTGGTAAAAGCACCAGGAATGGGAACGCGGTGGGTCACCGATATTATTGCTGAGAACAATCCAGATGACGAAAGTTATTTCCCGCATATGAATGGACAATTTGTATTTAAAAATGCAGTGGTTCGTTTTAGCGAAGTGATTATGGAAGGTTTAATGCAAAATAAATTAGGCAAAGAAGATATCGATATGTTAATTCCGCATCAGGCGAATTTACGTATTGCACAATTTATACAGAAGAAATTTGAATTGGGTGACGACCAGGTGTATAATAATATTATGCGCTACGGAAACACAACAGCCGCTTCCATACCTATTGCCTTAACTGAAGCTTGGGAAGAAGGGAAAATAAAAGAAGGAGATACGGTTGTTTTAGCTGCTTTTGGTAGTGGTTTTACTTGGGGGTCAGTGATTATAAAATGGTAA
- a CDS encoding S9 family peptidase: MKKTTFLAALFLCAFAFSQENLNYQKPSNEILELAEAPLAPSIRMDDQGENIVFLYRSNFKSIETLSEKEMRLGGLRINPKTNINSRQTYYNDIKVRTGRNEQETAVNGLPEAGRYTNFTWSPDQKMMAFTNTVSDGVELWILDVATKAVNKITASNLNANTGTPFSWFKDSKSLLVKTLNKNRKTLIDTKTAVPTGPTISVSEAGKKAQNRTYQDLLKNKTDEHNFEQLVVSELQKVAITGTAELWMKSAMYSDISFSPDGNYIMVTTIEKPFSYLVPYSRFPSKINIVDKKAKLVKTALEVPLIEDLPKGFMAVRKGKRNLSWRDDKPASLVWAEALDEGDPEIEVPYRDEVFQLDAPFEGNPKSLLKTIGRFYNVEWGNYNTAIAHDYWWNTRNTKSYLFNPSDAASEAVVFIDRNYQDRYNDPGTFISKRNKYGRYTLDMVEDNVYLMGDGYSDSGKFPFIDEMNLETKETVRLYQAQLTDKIENISSALDLKKGEILVLLESKNEYPNYYIRNIKKKTAPVPLTQFKNPFSSIQNVHKEVIKYNREDGLELSGTLYLPTNFEEGKKYPMIMWAYPQEFKDKSNAGQNTKSSNAFTYPYYGSPIYWVTKGYVVLDDASFPIVGEGSDEPNDTFIKQLVSNAKAAIDAVDSLGYINRDKVAVGGHSYGAFMTANLLSHSNLFAAGIARSGAYNRTLTPFGFQSEERNYWEAPEIYYNMSPFMHADTMKTPLLLIHGEADNNSGTYPLQSERYFNALKGLGAPVRLVMLPKESHGYRAKESVMHLLWEQDQWLEKYLKDKETIDTPKESIKE; the protein is encoded by the coding sequence ATGAAAAAAACCACTTTTTTAGCCGCATTATTTTTATGCGCATTCGCCTTTTCTCAAGAAAACCTCAACTATCAAAAACCCTCTAATGAAATATTAGAACTGGCTGAAGCACCACTAGCCCCTTCGATAAGAATGGATGATCAAGGAGAAAATATTGTTTTCCTCTACAGAAGTAATTTTAAAAGCATCGAAACCCTTTCTGAAAAAGAAATGCGATTAGGTGGTTTAAGAATAAATCCAAAAACAAATATCAATAGCAGACAAACCTATTATAATGATATTAAAGTTAGAACCGGAAGAAATGAGCAAGAGACTGCAGTAAATGGCTTGCCAGAAGCAGGCCGATATACCAATTTCACATGGTCTCCAGACCAAAAAATGATGGCATTTACAAATACGGTAAGTGATGGTGTAGAACTTTGGATCTTAGATGTTGCCACTAAAGCCGTAAATAAAATCACAGCATCAAATTTAAATGCGAATACTGGAACTCCTTTTTCATGGTTTAAAGATAGTAAATCACTACTCGTTAAGACTTTGAATAAAAACAGAAAAACATTAATTGATACTAAAACGGCTGTTCCAACTGGACCAACGATTTCTGTGAGTGAAGCTGGCAAAAAAGCACAAAACAGAACCTATCAAGATCTTTTAAAAAATAAAACAGATGAACATAATTTTGAGCAATTAGTAGTGTCTGAATTACAAAAAGTAGCTATAACAGGAACTGCCGAATTATGGATGAAAAGTGCTATGTATAGTGACATTTCTTTTTCTCCAGATGGTAATTATATTATGGTAACCACTATAGAAAAACCTTTTTCTTATTTGGTTCCTTATTCTAGATTTCCTTCTAAAATAAATATAGTCGATAAAAAAGCAAAACTAGTAAAGACTGCTCTAGAAGTTCCTTTAATAGAAGATTTACCAAAAGGCTTTATGGCCGTTAGAAAAGGTAAAAGAAATCTTTCTTGGAGAGATGATAAACCTGCATCATTAGTTTGGGCAGAAGCTCTTGATGAAGGTGATCCAGAAATAGAAGTCCCTTATAGAGATGAAGTCTTTCAATTAGATGCTCCCTTTGAAGGCAACCCAAAATCGCTGTTAAAAACTATTGGTCGTTTTTATAATGTAGAATGGGGAAATTATAACACAGCAATCGCGCATGACTATTGGTGGAATACCAGAAACACAAAATCTTACCTGTTTAACCCTTCAGATGCAGCCTCTGAAGCCGTTGTGTTTATCGATAGAAATTACCAAGATCGTTATAATGATCCCGGGACATTTATTTCTAAGCGCAATAAGTATGGGCGCTATACTTTAGATATGGTAGAAGATAATGTGTATTTAATGGGAGATGGTTACAGTGACAGTGGTAAGTTTCCTTTTATAGATGAAATGAATTTAGAAACTAAAGAAACGGTGCGATTATATCAAGCACAATTAACAGATAAAATTGAAAATATTTCATCTGCTTTAGATCTAAAAAAAGGAGAAATACTAGTATTATTAGAGTCTAAAAACGAATATCCTAACTACTACATTAGGAATATTAAAAAGAAAACGGCTCCTGTGCCTTTAACTCAATTTAAAAACCCGTTTAGCAGTATCCAAAATGTACACAAAGAAGTGATTAAATATAATCGCGAAGATGGCTTGGAACTCTCTGGCACGCTATACCTACCTACTAATTTTGAAGAAGGAAAAAAATACCCGATGATAATGTGGGCCTATCCTCAAGAATTTAAAGATAAAAGTAATGCTGGACAAAACACCAAGAGTTCTAACGCGTTCACCTACCCCTATTACGGGTCACCAATTTATTGGGTAACCAAAGGCTATGTTGTTTTAGACGATGCGTCTTTTCCTATCGTTGGGGAAGGAAGTGATGAACCAAATGACACCTTTATAAAACAACTCGTATCTAATGCTAAAGCAGCGATTGATGCCGTAGACAGTTTAGGCTATATCAATAGAGATAAAGTAGCGGTTGGTGGCCATTCTTATGGCGCCTTTATGACTGCTAATTTATTATCACACTCTAATTTATTTGCTGCTGGAATTGCAAGGAGTGGTGCTTACAATAGAACGTTAACACCTTTTGGTTTCCAAAGTGAAGAACGCAATTACTGGGAGGCTCCTGAAATTTATTACAATATGTCTCCATTCATGCATGCAGACACCATGAAAACTCCGCTACTTCTAATCCATGGCGAAGCAGATAACAACTCTGGAACCTATCCTTTACAAAGCGAGCGCTATTTTAACGCCCTTAAAGGCCTTGGTGCTCCAGTAAGGTTAGTTATGTTACCTAAAGAAAGTCATGGTTACAGAGCTAAAGAATCTGTTATGCATTTACTTTGGGAACAAGATCAATGGCTAGAAAAATATTTAAAAGATAAAGAAACAATTGACACGCCTAAAGAATCAATAAAAGAATAA
- the htpG gene encoding molecular chaperone HtpG: MAKGNINVSVENIFPLIKKFLYSDHEIFLRELISNATDATLKLKHLASIGESKSEYGNPIIEVKIDKEGKKLHIIDQGLGMTAEEVEKYINQIAFSGAEEFLDKYKDSAKDSGIIGHFGLGFYSAFMVAEKVELITKSHKDEPAAHWTCDGSPEFTLEASDKTERGTEIILHIAEDSTEFLEDARISALLSKYNKFMPIPIKFGTKEINDPEHEPATIKDKDGKETKEPQRKITVDNIINNPDPAWTKQPAELEDTNYKSFYRELYPSQFEEPLFHIHLNVDYPFNLTGILYFPKLSPDMGAQKDKIQLYQNQVYVTDNVEGIVPEFLTMLRGVIDSPDIPLNVSRSYLQADGAVKKISSYITRKVADKLKSLFNNSREDFEAKWNDIKIVIEYGMLSEDKFFEKADAFALYPTVDGKYYTYEELENAIKANQTDKDGKMVVLYASNKDEQHSYIEAAKAKGYEVLLLDSPIVSHLMQKLESSKENMTFARVDADAIDKLIKKDETAISKLDEDQTKMLDELLKELIPSEKFMVQLEPQDSEAAPFMITQPEFMRRMKDMQASGGGGGMFGMGHMPDMYNLVVNTNSELVGEILATKTKKKQERLITQSIDLARLSQGLLKGKELSDFIKRSYEMIK, from the coding sequence ATGGCAAAAGGAAATATTAATGTTTCAGTTGAAAACATTTTCCCACTTATTAAAAAATTCTTGTACAGTGACCACGAAATATTTTTACGTGAGCTCATTAGTAATGCTACAGATGCAACTTTAAAGCTGAAGCATTTAGCGAGTATTGGAGAGTCGAAATCTGAGTATGGCAACCCTATTATTGAAGTAAAAATCGATAAAGAAGGCAAGAAATTACACATCATCGATCAAGGTTTAGGGATGACTGCTGAAGAAGTAGAAAAATACATTAACCAAATTGCTTTTTCAGGTGCTGAAGAGTTTTTAGACAAGTACAAAGACTCAGCAAAAGACTCAGGAATCATCGGTCATTTTGGTTTAGGATTCTATTCTGCCTTTATGGTTGCAGAAAAAGTTGAGCTTATTACTAAATCGCATAAAGATGAACCTGCAGCACATTGGACCTGTGATGGTTCTCCTGAATTTACTTTAGAAGCTTCAGATAAAACAGAAAGAGGCACAGAAATTATCTTACATATTGCTGAAGATTCGACAGAATTTTTAGAAGACGCTCGTATTAGCGCCTTACTTTCTAAGTACAACAAGTTTATGCCTATTCCAATTAAATTTGGAACTAAGGAGATTAATGATCCTGAGCATGAACCAGCGACTATTAAAGATAAAGACGGAAAAGAAACAAAGGAACCGCAACGTAAAATAACGGTAGATAATATCATCAATAACCCTGATCCGGCGTGGACCAAACAGCCAGCAGAGTTAGAAGATACAAATTACAAGAGCTTTTACAGAGAGTTATATCCTTCGCAATTTGAAGAGCCTTTATTTCACATTCATTTAAATGTAGACTACCCATTCAACTTAACAGGAATCTTATATTTCCCTAAGTTATCTCCAGATATGGGAGCGCAAAAGGACAAGATTCAGTTGTACCAAAATCAGGTGTATGTCACCGATAATGTTGAAGGTATTGTACCAGAATTCTTAACCATGTTACGTGGTGTTATCGATTCGCCAGATATTCCATTAAACGTCTCACGTTCGTATTTACAAGCGGATGGTGCTGTGAAGAAAATCTCATCATACATTACACGTAAAGTAGCCGATAAATTGAAATCACTGTTTAATAACAGCCGTGAAGATTTTGAAGCCAAGTGGAATGACATAAAAATCGTTATCGAATACGGCATGCTTTCTGAAGACAAATTCTTTGAAAAAGCAGATGCTTTTGCACTTTACCCAACGGTAGACGGTAAGTATTACACCTACGAAGAATTAGAAAACGCCATTAAAGCAAACCAAACCGATAAAGACGGTAAAATGGTGGTTTTATATGCCAGTAATAAAGATGAGCAACATTCTTATATCGAAGCAGCGAAAGCTAAAGGTTACGAAGTCTTGTTATTAGATTCGCCTATCGTATCGCACTTAATGCAGAAATTAGAAAGCTCAAAAGAGAACATGACGTTTGCACGTGTCGATGCAGATGCTATCGATAAGTTAATTAAGAAAGACGAAACTGCGATTTCTAAATTAGACGAAGACCAAACAAAAATGTTGGACGAGTTACTAAAAGAGTTGATTCCTTCAGAAAAATTCATGGTACAATTAGAGCCTCAAGATAGTGAAGCGGCACCATTTATGATTACACAACCAGAGTTTATGCGTCGTATGAAAGACATGCAAGCTTCTGGCGGGGGTGGCGGTATGTTTGGCATGGGTCATATGCCAGACATGTATAACTTAGTGGTGAATACAAACTCTGAATTGGTTGGTGAGATTTTAGCAACCAAAACGAAGAAAAAACAAGAACGTTTAATCACGCAAAGCATCGATTTAGCGCGTTTATCTCAAGGACTTTTAAAAGGAAAAGAATTGAGCGATTTTATTAAGCGCAGCTATGAAATGATTAAATAA
- a CDS encoding DUF1573 domain-containing protein, giving the protein MIKQLNLPGLFKLKLLLIALLLIGCSSENDPKEDEMAQNAMIEIISENNTTIDFGQVVQGAALTKQFEIKNTGSIDLIISNITTPAAFTVNQNAVTVSPSATVVVEVTFSPETMSAISGDLIIISNAISGENSLLLSGIGTSNIFEGDVILRSQQEIDDFGALGYIEITGNLYIGDASSPSITDLTALSNLEATNGLDIKYNPQLSSLQGLENLAIENRLVLVANNLIENYNVLSGISNTLSILQIAQHPNLNDLSAFENMTSLGYLFFSNNDLITDLSVFLNLTTIINKLEITNNVSLTNLDGLTNVIHVGNTISISFNEQLSSYCGLVNLIQTQGLQFISFVEMRYNRYNPSGASAIINQCEKAVADGVYDGFIRIGDTSARDYFISKNYTTIDGELAIVSGADTTGLTNTLTNITGDLFISSITSTDLNGLENLTAVGANIYVNNCSNLTDFCALNNVINSGNFNTLSVSNNAYNPSVSDFNSGNCSL; this is encoded by the coding sequence ATGATTAAACAATTAAACCTACCGGGACTATTTAAATTAAAACTATTATTAATTGCGCTATTGTTAATAGGGTGTAGTAGCGAGAATGACCCAAAAGAAGATGAAATGGCACAAAACGCCATGATAGAAATAATTTCTGAAAACAATACGACTATTGATTTTGGACAAGTAGTACAGGGTGCTGCACTTACTAAGCAATTTGAAATAAAAAACACGGGCTCTATAGATTTAATTATTTCAAATATTACCACACCTGCCGCTTTTACAGTAAACCAAAATGCTGTCACTGTTTCTCCAAGCGCTACGGTGGTTGTTGAAGTCACCTTTAGCCCTGAAACAATGAGCGCAATTAGTGGCGATTTAATCATTATCAGCAACGCGATTTCTGGAGAAAATAGTCTTTTACTTTCGGGGATTGGCACGAGCAACATTTTTGAAGGCGATGTGATTTTACGTAGTCAACAAGAAATAGACGATTTTGGAGCGCTGGGTTATATAGAAATAACTGGCAACTTATATATAGGAGACGCGAGCTCTCCAAGTATTACAGATTTAACGGCACTGTCTAATCTTGAAGCAACAAATGGTCTAGATATTAAATACAACCCGCAATTGAGTAGTCTACAAGGACTGGAGAATCTCGCCATTGAAAATCGTTTAGTTTTGGTTGCTAATAATTTAATCGAGAACTACAATGTGCTTTCTGGCATTTCTAATACGCTTAGTATTTTACAAATTGCCCAACACCCCAATTTGAATGATTTAAGTGCTTTTGAAAACATGACCTCCCTGGGGTATCTCTTTTTTTCAAATAATGATTTAATAACGGACCTTAGTGTATTTTTAAACTTAACTACGATCATTAATAAGCTTGAGATCACTAACAACGTGTCACTTACCAATTTAGATGGCTTAACGAATGTTATTCATGTGGGAAACACGATATCTATCTCCTTCAATGAACAATTATCTAGCTATTGCGGATTAGTCAATTTAATTCAAACACAGGGCCTACAATTTATTAGCTTTGTAGAGATGCGGTATAATAGATACAACCCTTCTGGCGCAAGCGCTATTATAAACCAATGCGAAAAGGCAGTTGCTGATGGCGTTTACGATGGCTTTATAAGAATTGGCGACACGAGTGCGCGTGATTATTTTATTAGCAAAAACTATACAACAATAGATGGAGAACTTGCCATAGTGAGTGGTGCTGACACTACAGGGCTAACAAACACTTTAACCAATATTACTGGTGATCTTTTTATCTCTAGCATCACCTCAACGGACCTCAATGGTTTAGAAAATTTAACGGCTGTTGGTGCTAACATCTATGTAAATAACTGTTCGAACTTGACTGATTTTTGTGCATTAAATAACGTCATCAACAGTGGGAATTTTAATACATTAAGTGTGTCAAACAATGCTTACAATCCAAGCGTTTCAGATTTTAATTCTGGAAACTGTTCCTTATAG
- a CDS encoding YkgJ family cysteine cluster protein, with the protein MSIARRVRLVEGLYEQLDLEISAFQDKTKLHCLAGCGNCCTNPTVEASPLEFLPWAFHLFLNGQAEATLKILNTKEKHSICHIYQPLNIVDSTLGKCSNYKYRGLICRLFAYAATNDKYGQKRLATCKIIKDNQKESYETTVAAISKGLYVPMFTDYYMQLSQIDFNMGNRIVPITIALKLALEEVLQYYAYRPFPSGLANSA; encoded by the coding sequence ATGTCTATAGCGCGAAGAGTGAGATTGGTGGAAGGATTATATGAGCAGCTTGATTTAGAAATTTCGGCGTTTCAAGACAAGACCAAACTACATTGTCTAGCGGGCTGTGGTAATTGTTGCACCAACCCCACTGTTGAAGCCTCACCTTTAGAGTTTTTGCCCTGGGCGTTTCATCTCTTTTTAAACGGACAAGCAGAAGCCACGCTTAAAATACTAAACACCAAAGAAAAGCACTCTATTTGCCACATATACCAGCCACTAAACATTGTAGACAGTACGTTAGGGAAGTGTAGCAACTATAAATACCGCGGCTTAATATGCCGGCTTTTTGCTTATGCTGCTACCAACGATAAATATGGCCAAAAACGATTAGCAACCTGCAAAATTATTAAAGACAACCAGAAAGAGAGCTATGAAACTACTGTAGCCGCGATTAGCAAGGGGCTATATGTCCCGATGTTTACAGACTACTATATGCAGTTGTCTCAAATTGATTTTAATATGGGAAACCGCATTGTGCCTATTACTATTGCCCTAAAATTAGCCTTGGAAGAAGTCTTACAGTATTACGCGTACAGACCGTTCCCTAGTGGTTTGGCGAATAGTGCCTAG
- a CDS encoding flavohemoglobin expression-modulating QEGLA motif protein codes for MAPSVKALVPALEQGNRTVTPLPHGGYLFLEHDVPALLIYRDGPNETTSKRLVRGGASYLIIGTNEFDYYKKFIHDLTALMSEKFGAFIVLEISIGATNSEHFIIRGPSHKLPVSLDVLKKELLKIKSRQYNVTLGVTIEQLKQRQAQQEPLFDISGIRKKGATYISLEVPPVYQNQQGVIYPVYFRDFRDQFIKAIQKAIFEFVRIQTTSSLVNYNALGKRAIHKEVFKIDKELSKIENSYPFLLLVAPVNIQALRSQFFESHFKKLDRYHYRLLPVDPDILKRKLYNLRIDEIDDPAISYLFDEKREEIDHELTMLKERGSKNFFYSSVRLYKGLDKDVLAEAQLILQNINENHEEEKKAQINSQEFSKLAHSEFDYFKKQDPNFKCKVHIRDDVNVMMISKGELYLPRDYTMTKKDAKALIQHEIGTHVLTYYNGAQQPLTQMASGLANYDALQEGIAVLSEYLCGGLSGNRLRILAGRVVAGAALMEGADFHQVFFELYSRYDFTKERAFNMTSRMFQGGGFLKDIIYLKGLVRLRNYLVNGGELQPLLKGKFALKHVNVIQDLTDRDLVIAPKLTPRYFEHKNFNKKLINLKKGLSLSKMI; via the coding sequence ATGGCTCCTAGCGTCAAAGCGTTAGTTCCAGCATTAGAACAAGGTAATAGAACAGTGACACCCCTCCCTCACGGAGGGTATCTCTTTTTAGAACACGACGTTCCAGCACTCCTAATCTATCGCGATGGTCCTAATGAAACAACAAGCAAAAGATTAGTGCGCGGTGGTGCATCTTACCTAATCATTGGCACAAATGAGTTTGATTACTATAAAAAATTCATACATGACCTTACGGCCTTGATGTCTGAAAAGTTTGGAGCTTTTATTGTTCTTGAAATTTCTATAGGAGCAACAAATAGTGAGCATTTTATTATCCGTGGGCCTTCGCATAAATTACCAGTATCATTGGATGTATTAAAAAAAGAACTACTTAAAATAAAAAGCAGACAATATAATGTAACGCTAGGCGTGACTATCGAGCAGCTAAAACAACGTCAAGCACAGCAAGAGCCACTGTTTGATATTTCAGGCATCAGAAAAAAAGGGGCAACCTATATAAGTCTGGAGGTTCCTCCTGTCTATCAAAACCAACAAGGTGTGATATATCCTGTTTATTTCAGGGATTTTAGAGATCAATTTATCAAGGCTATACAAAAAGCGATTTTTGAATTTGTACGTATACAAACCACCTCATCCCTTGTAAATTATAATGCATTGGGCAAGCGCGCCATTCATAAAGAAGTATTTAAAATAGACAAAGAACTTTCTAAGATTGAAAACAGTTACCCGTTTTTATTATTGGTGGCGCCAGTAAATATTCAGGCATTAAGGAGTCAGTTTTTTGAATCACATTTTAAAAAACTAGACCGTTATCACTACCGTTTATTGCCGGTAGATCCAGATATTTTAAAACGAAAATTATACAATCTTCGCATTGACGAAATCGATGACCCGGCGATTTCTTATCTGTTTGACGAAAAGCGGGAAGAAATAGATCACGAGCTCACCATGCTAAAAGAACGTGGCTCAAAAAATTTTTTTTACAGCAGTGTGCGCCTTTACAAAGGGCTGGATAAAGATGTGTTGGCAGAAGCCCAACTCATCTTACAGAATATAAACGAAAACCATGAGGAAGAAAAAAAAGCACAGATAAACAGCCAAGAATTTAGTAAACTAGCACATTCCGAATTTGATTATTTCAAAAAACAGGATCCCAATTTTAAGTGCAAAGTGCACATACGGGACGACGTAAATGTGATGATGATAAGTAAAGGTGAATTATATCTCCCCCGGGATTATACGATGACAAAAAAAGATGCAAAAGCACTCATACAACACGAAATAGGTACTCATGTCCTCACCTACTATAATGGGGCACAGCAGCCACTCACGCAAATGGCCTCTGGGCTTGCAAATTATGATGCACTACAGGAGGGTATCGCCGTTTTGAGCGAGTATTTATGTGGTGGCCTTTCGGGGAACAGGCTTCGCATCTTGGCAGGACGTGTAGTCGCGGGAGCAGCCCTTATGGAAGGAGCAGATTTTCACCAAGTATTTTTTGAACTCTATTCCCGTTACGATTTTACTAAAGAACGTGCTTTTAATATGACCTCACGAATGTTTCAAGGGGGCGGATTTTTAAAAGACATTATCTACTTGAAAGGTCTGGTGAGGCTTAGGAACTACTTGGTCAATGGTGGCGAACTGCAGCCCTTGTTAAAGGGGAAATTTGCATTAAAACACGTCAACGTCATTCAGGACCTTACAGACCGGGATTTGGTGATTGCTCCTAAATTAACCCCTCGCTATTTCGAGCATAAAAATTTCAACAAAAAATTAATTAATCTAAAAAAGGGACTTTCTCTTTCAAAAATGATATAA
- a CDS encoding glutathione synthetase yields the protein MNICFVISAIENEPVGTSVVLMKKAYERGHTVYVMGVGDFVFHHDAPMSLRCKKVKKNLDYTSVTEFWTQVQEDSSKPKVITSKDLDVLFLRNNPTEEADDRQWAEHSGIAFARMIQQEGVLVLNDAFAMSHAFIDKLYFEELPSVIKPDSIVTRNMDDLIKFWEEVGKKMVLKPLEGSGGQNVYLIGKDKKNLNQIFETLSSQGYVIAQEFLPEVSKGDVRVILMNGKVLEEDGEKAVIRRVNSDKDEFRSNLALGAKAEKTKYTKAMQRIVDITAPKLIKDGLFFVGLDIVEDKLIEINVLSPGGLDYCEAIGLPDFTTTVIKAIERKMEYKKLYHNTLENKVLATMD from the coding sequence ATGAACATCTGTTTTGTAATAAGCGCTATTGAAAACGAACCCGTTGGGACTTCTGTCGTATTAATGAAAAAAGCCTATGAACGCGGTCATACAGTATATGTAATGGGCGTAGGTGATTTTGTATTTCATCACGATGCCCCAATGAGTTTGAGATGCAAAAAAGTGAAGAAAAATCTTGACTATACCTCTGTCACAGAATTCTGGACGCAGGTACAGGAAGATTCTAGTAAGCCAAAGGTCATTACAAGTAAAGATTTAGACGTTTTATTCCTCAGAAACAATCCAACCGAAGAAGCAGATGACCGTCAATGGGCAGAACACAGTGGCATTGCCTTTGCTAGAATGATACAACAGGAGGGCGTGCTGGTTCTCAATGACGCTTTTGCAATGTCTCATGCCTTTATTGATAAACTTTATTTCGAAGAACTGCCTTCTGTTATAAAACCAGATAGCATTGTCACCAGAAATATGGACGATCTTATTAAGTTTTGGGAAGAAGTAGGAAAAAAAATGGTCTTAAAACCTTTAGAAGGTTCGGGTGGTCAGAATGTATATCTTATAGGTAAAGACAAAAAGAATCTTAACCAAATTTTTGAAACCTTAAGCAGCCAAGGGTATGTAATAGCCCAAGAATTTCTACCAGAGGTATCAAAGGGAGATGTACGTGTGATTTTAATGAATGGAAAAGTTCTTGAAGAAGATGGTGAGAAAGCAGTAATAAGACGTGTAAATAGCGATAAAGACGAATTTAGGAGCAATCTGGCTCTTGGTGCAAAGGCAGAAAAAACAAAATACACAAAAGCCATGCAGCGCATTGTGGATATCACTGCTCCAAAACTCATTAAAGATGGGCTCTTTTTTGTAGGCCTCGACATTGTAGAGGACAAACTCATTGAGATAAACGTGCTTAGTCCCGGAGGTTTGGATTATTGTGAGGCCATCGGCTTGCCTGATTTTACAACAACAGTAATAAAAGCCATTGAACGCAAAATGGAGTACAAAAAGCTATACCATAACACACTTGAGAATAAGGTGCTAGCCACTATGGATTAA